The nucleotide window AGTTCCGGGAAAAATCTGTTAGCTGTCCCCCTAAGCATAGTTGTTCTCTTGTCTTTCAGCAATTCCAGTCCGAAGCTCCAGGCTACCATTGTTGTCTGATGCCATGCCAGCACCAGCTCATCTGTTTCCACTGATTCGTAACTGTGAGATTAGCAGAATATGCAGTACTGTGTGTTACTGCCACCATAAACATCTCTGTTGTTTATCATCTCATTTTGCTCACAGTCACTTCAGATATGCACCTCAGAAGAAATTTGCAGCACTTTATAGGCCAAAGGAGAACTTTAATCATTTTATTCATGCGAGGGATTATGCTTCTACGCCACAGAGATTTTACCTCACTCCTCCACAGGTCAACAGCATTCTGAAGGCAAATGAATACAGTTTTAAAGTTCCAGAATTTGATGGTAAAAATGTAAGTTCTGTTCTTGGCTTTGATAGCAACCAGTTGCCTGCTAATGCTCCGATAGAAGACCGGAGGAGTGCTGCCACTTGCTTACAGACAAGAGGGATGCTTCTGGGTGTGTTTGATGGCCATGCAGGTTGTGCTTGTGCTCAAGCTGTCAGTGAAAGACTGTTTTACTATATTGCTGTCTCTTTGTTACCTCATGAGACTTTACTTGAAATAGAAAATGCTGTGGAAAGTGGCAGAGCTCTATTGCCCATTTTACAGTGGCATAAGCATCCCAATGATTATTTTAGCAAAGAAGCTTCCAAGCTTTACTTCAATAGTCTAAGAACTTACTGGCAGGAGCTCATTGATCTCAACAGTGGAGAGACTACTGATGTGAAAGAAGCTTTAATCAATGCTTTTAAGAGGCTTGATAATGATATTTCTTTGGAAGCTCAAGTAGGAGATCCAAATTCTTTTCTCAACTACCTAGTACTGCGAGTAGCATTTTCTGGTGCAACTGCCTGTGTGGCCCATGTGGATGGTGTTGACTTGCACATTGCAAACACAGGTGACAGTAGGGCAATGCTTGGGGTTCAGGAAGAAGATGGGTCTTGGTCTGCAGTTAATCTGTCCTATGACCACAATGCACAAAATGAACATGAAGTGGAACGTGTGAAAATGGAGCATCCAAAGTCTGAAGAGAAAAGTCTTGTGAAACAAGATCGTCTCTTAGGTCTCCTGATGCCTTTCAGAGCTTTTGGTGATGTGAAGTTTAAATGGAGTATTGAACTACAGAAGAGAGTAGTAGAATCAGGCCCAGATCAGCTGAATGACAATGAATATACAAAGTTTATTCCTCCAAACTATCACACTCCCCCATACCTCACAGCTGAGCCAGAAGTTATACATCACAAATTACGGCCACAGGATAAGTTCCTGGTTTTGGCCACAGATGGGCTGTGGGAGACTATGCATAGGCAAGATGTGGCTAGAATTGTAGGGGAGTACCTCACTGGTGTTCACCATCAGCAGCCAATAGCTGTTGGTGGCTATAAGGTAACTTTGGGACAGATGCATGGTCTCTTAACAGAAAGGAGAGCAAGAATCTCTTCAGTATTTGAAGATCAGAATGCAGCAACTCACCTGATACGTCATGCAGTGGGTAACAATGAGTTTGGCACTGTGGATCATGAGCGACTGTCCAAGATGCTTAGTCTTCCAGAAGAGCTTGCTCGAATGTATAGAGATGACATTACAATTATTGTGGTGCAGTTCAACTCACATGTTATAGGTGCATGTCAAAATGAGGAACTGTGAATTTAACATAGTGAACTAGTTACCAAAGTTGTAACAATGGCCAGTATGagcagcaaataaaaaacaGCCAGCCAATAATaaagccccccaaacccctcagcAAACAAATTGGTTGCTTGCTAGATTCACTGTATCTAttgttcctgccttcccctggaGCTCTAAATACATGGGAAGTGCTGTTGACCTAATACAAATTTGAAGAGGATGTCATAGCTTGGGAAAAGGTTTTTGTAATAACTTTGCACTATTGATTTCATGAATGCTGCTAGAAGAATGTCTTGAATTTGGCAGACTCGGatgagggagggaaggaggataAAGAATTAACTGTCAAAGATCTGGCTGTTCAAGAAACAAAGCCTGTTTATAAATATCTGTAAATATCTACACAttatcttaaaagaaaagatgagtAAAAAGGAGTATTGTTGAATTCTTACAGGGCTAATTTGTGCAAAGTAGATATGGTTTTTTGTGAATACTACTGTTTCTTTCAAGCAGAAGGTCACTTTAACCAAGTAAATCTTCAGTGTAACAAAGTTGTCCTGCTTTCATATAAACAATGTCATTCACTTAAGGATATTTGTCTAAGTGTTGACTTTCAATGCAGGTCTAAGCCATAATCAATACCTGAGATTCTGTTACGGCTTAATCATATGTTATGTGCAGTAACTTCTAAACTTGTGCATCAATAGTTGCTTGGCTGTGGGTTTCTGCACAACTTTGTAGGGCAATAATACATTACAACCTGCAGTAAGATATGAGAACTTTGTGGAGGACTTTAGTTTGCAGTATGAAGAAACTTGCAGACTTTCAAAAATTCACTGTTGTTCGTCAAGATTGCATTGGCTTTCCTAAAGGTCATGTCCTTCATGGACTCCACCCCTGTCTGGTGTTACTTATCTGGGAAATAAATTTTCACCTGAAAATATCAGGAGGTCATTGCTAACCTCTTTGTGGCTTTGTAATTTGCACTCATTATCACTTTGGCTATTTCAAATCATCACATACTGGATGTCTTGCACTTGAACTCATATTTGTAAGTTGggttaaaaattacaaattacaaaaaattgaaatatgGCTTGTAAATAGTGTTTTAGTTGGGAAGCTAACtggtgtgcatgtgtatgtttAATGCCTTTTTCTAGCAAGTCTTTATTAGCAGCTCTGTATTTCTGGACAGCTGATGTATGCATGTTCTTACAGTCCAGAATGCTATCACAGAGCAATATCTGAAATGGGTCTCTTTGGCTTGTAATGGTTGAAGTTGAACTTAAGATTGGCTATAACTTGTGTGCCTGAAGTTGTTGGACTTGTAACTGTAAAAAATAGGGACTGACAACAAATTTATTGGTCATCATTGCATCTATTTCAGATAAGTTGCATTGTATACAGATCTATTTTAACCAGCCCATAGGTTAAAAACTTAAATGCTGGCTGAAATACCAGCCCTTGATGACTGAGAGAACACATGTAACTTGATTCCTGTGTTTTAGAGAACAATGGTAGGTCAGCATATTTCACTTTACCAAGGTGTTTCAGTTAAAATACCTCCCTAGGCTTCATCATAGCTAATTAAATCAACATTTAAAAACCTAGCTTATTTTGGTTAATTGAGTATGTGGCATTTTCTACTAAATACAGATATTGCCAATTAATGCTACTGTTACATAGGGTACACTTAGTTTGAACAATGAACCTGTGCTATAGTAAACATTGGCTCCTCAAATGCACAAATGCTATGTGTACTTAGTGGCCTGCAGCTTCAATGTGTCTGTTTCTTTACCCAACCTTAAATATCAGGATTAACGTTGCTGTGAGGTTAATGATATCGAAGTTCACACTCAAGATGGGTACAACCCTTCTTTATttgaagggaaaaggggaacTCTAAAATGCTTAGACAAGTACTGGCTGTTGATATTGCTTCTGTATGTTGTGTTTTGATGACTGTCATTAGCTAGGTCAATAGACTTTGTTCGATCATTCAAATGGAGTATGTATCTAAGCTGTTGCAGTATTTAACTTTCTTACTTTTTTACTGTTAAAGCTCTGTTACCTGTATTGATGTATTTAACCTATGATTATTGATAAGGATTTGGTACAAGTCATAGCTAGAATAACTGAACATTGGTCCCATGGATACAACTTTTATTgaggaaaagctgctttttgtaGTAAACATGCTTATGTATGGGGTCagacaaaataatatttatgtaTTGCCTGGAGACTTGCTCAGTATGTATGCAGTGAACAGAAGCAGTGTAACTGCCTGCTGAACAGGTGACCTGAACAAACATCTTTTAACAGATTCCAATAAAATGATCAATTATGCAGAAATCCGTGAGTATTGGATTGATACAGAATGTGATAGCTATTCTACTAGGGCTGAAGCTTATGAATTACTTGTATTTCAAGAATATGTTCTGTTGTGTCATCCCTGTTATGAATAGACCAGATGGCCAAACAAAGTATACATGGAAACAGACTGAGGATTGGACTTCAGAGCGCTTAAATGCCACTGTGAGGCTTGAACTCCTACATCAGGCATGCTATAGTGCTGCTGCCCCTGGCAGCAAAA belongs to Haliaeetus albicilla chromosome 3, bHalAlb1.1, whole genome shotgun sequence and includes:
- the PDP1 gene encoding pyruvate dehyrogenase phosphatase catalytic subunit 1 isoform X1, with the protein product MCVCPGPRRIAIPVRSSRLPLLSDAMPAPAHLFPLIRNCEISRICSTVCYCHHKHLCCLSSHFAHSHFRYAPQKKFAALYRPKENFNHFIHARDYASTPQRFYLTPPQVNSILKANEYSFKVPEFDGKNVSSVLGFDSNQLPANAPIEDRRSAATCLQTRGMLLGVFDGHAGCACAQAVSERLFYYIAVSLLPHETLLEIENAVESGRALLPILQWHKHPNDYFSKEASKLYFNSLRTYWQELIDLNSGETTDVKEALINAFKRLDNDISLEAQVGDPNSFLNYLVLRVAFSGATACVAHVDGVDLHIANTGDSRAMLGVQEEDGSWSAVNLSYDHNAQNEHEVERVKMEHPKSEEKSLVKQDRLLGLLMPFRAFGDVKFKWSIELQKRVVESGPDQLNDNEYTKFIPPNYHTPPYLTAEPEVIHHKLRPQDKFLVLATDGLWETMHRQDVARIVGEYLTGVHHQQPIAVGGYKVTLGQMHGLLTERRARISSVFEDQNAATHLIRHAVGNNEFGTVDHERLSKMLSLPEELARMYRDDITIIVVQFNSHVIGACQNEEL
- the PDP1 gene encoding pyruvate dehyrogenase phosphatase catalytic subunit 1 isoform X2 is translated as MPAPAHLFPLIRNCEISRICSTVCYCHHKHLCCLSSHFAHSHFRYAPQKKFAALYRPKENFNHFIHARDYASTPQRFYLTPPQVNSILKANEYSFKVPEFDGKNVSSVLGFDSNQLPANAPIEDRRSAATCLQTRGMLLGVFDGHAGCACAQAVSERLFYYIAVSLLPHETLLEIENAVESGRALLPILQWHKHPNDYFSKEASKLYFNSLRTYWQELIDLNSGETTDVKEALINAFKRLDNDISLEAQVGDPNSFLNYLVLRVAFSGATACVAHVDGVDLHIANTGDSRAMLGVQEEDGSWSAVNLSYDHNAQNEHEVERVKMEHPKSEEKSLVKQDRLLGLLMPFRAFGDVKFKWSIELQKRVVESGPDQLNDNEYTKFIPPNYHTPPYLTAEPEVIHHKLRPQDKFLVLATDGLWETMHRQDVARIVGEYLTGVHHQQPIAVGGYKVTLGQMHGLLTERRARISSVFEDQNAATHLIRHAVGNNEFGTVDHERLSKMLSLPEELARMYRDDITIIVVQFNSHVIGACQNEEL